Genomic DNA from Burkholderiales bacterium:
TGGCTCTTGCCGCAGAAGGAGCAGTAGAGAAGCTTCTCGCCGCCGGGTTTATCTGACATACGCGCCTTTCGCCTTGCGTGCCAAGAGAACTAGGACACCGGGACGGCCACAAGTTCCGCCCCGGTCCGGCCCATGCCGCCGGCCCCATCCCGAGCCGTCCGCAAGGCTTTCGGGATTCTCAAGCCGGCACGCCGGTCTCGGTACGGCTGACCAGAACCCTGTCCACCAGCCCGTACTTTACCGACTCTTCCGCGCTGAGGAAATTGTCCCGGTCCGTATCGCGCTCGATGGTCTTGACGTCCTGCCCGGTATGCTTGGCCATCAGCTCGTTGAGCCGCGCGCGCAGGTAGAGAATTTCCCGCGCGTGAATCTCGACATCCGAAGCCTGTCCCTGAAAAGCGCCCATCGGCTGGTGAATCATGATCCGCGAGTTGGGCAGGGCGAAGCGCTTGCCCTTGGAGCCCGCCGCAAGCAGGAACGCCCCCATGCTGGCCGCCTGGCCGATGCACAGGGTGCTCACGTCGGGCTTGATGAACTGCATGGTGTCGTAGATCGCCATGCCGGCCGACACCGATCCGCCCGGCGAGTTGATGTAGAACGAAATGTCCTTCTCCGGATTCTCCGACTCGAGAAACAGCAGCTGCGCCACGATCAGGTTCGCCGTCATTTCGGTCACGGGACCCACGAGAAAGACCACGCGCTCTTTCAGCAGCCGGGAGTAGATGTCGTAGGCGCGTTCGCCCCGCCCGCTTTGCTCGATCACCATCGGGATGAGGCCCAATCCGCGGGGCTCCCAGCCCAGATCCTGATACCTGCTCATGTTGCACTTCCCATCAGATCGTCAAAGTCTATCGTCTTGTCGACGACTTGCGCTTGCCCCAGCACCCACTGGACGACGTTGTCCTCCAGCACCATGGACTCGATCTCCCGAATCCGGTCCGGCTGCTGATAGTACCAGCGCACCACCTCTTCGGGCTTCTCGTAGCTCTTGGCCAGCTCCTCGATCACCGCCCTCACCTGCTCCGGTCGCGCCTCCAGCTTGTGCGAACGCACCAGTTCGGCGACGATCAGCCCGAGTTGCACCCTGCGCCTGCCCTCGGCTTCGAAGGCTTCTCGGGGCAACGGCACCTGTTCGGGCTTCAGACCGCGCGCCTGCAAATCCCGGCGCATGCCATGCATCAGCCGCTCGATCTCCAGGTCCACCAGCGCCCTGGGTAGTTCCACCCGCACGTTCTCGACCAGGGATTTCATCACCTGGTCCTTGAGCCGCGCGGAGGTGCGCCGCTTGACCTCGCGCTCCAGATTGGCCTTCACCTCCTCGCGCATCTTCGCGAGATCCCCGCTTTCGATTCCGAGGGCCCGCGCGAAAGCGGCGTCCAAGGCCGGCATCCTCGCGGCGCTCACTTCCGTGACCTTGACCTCGAAGCGCGCGGTCTTGCCCGCTGCTTCCTTGCGGTGGTAGTCGTCGGGAAAGCGCAGCTCGAAGCTCGTCGACTCGCCCGCCCGCAGTCCGATGACGTTTCTCTCGAAATCGGGCAGCAGACGACCTTCGCCGAGCACGGCGTACTGATCCTGCGCGCTGCCGCCTTCGAAGGGCGCTCCGTCGATCGTCCCCTGATAATCCATCCGGATCCGGTCACCGCTGGCGGCGGCGGCGTCGGTCGGCTCGTACACGGTGCGCTGCTTGCGCAGGATCTCGATCGTCTTGTCGATCTGCGCCTCGCCGATGGACACGACCGGACGCTCGATCGTCAGGCTGCCCAGGTTGCCCACGACGACTTCCGGGTAGACCTCAAAGGTCGCCGTATACTCGACCTTGCCGGCCGTCCCGTCCGCAGACTTCAGCTCGATGCGGGGGAACCCCGCCACGCGCAGCTTGTTCTCGCGGACCGCTTCGCCGAAAGTCTTCTGCACCGCATCGCCGAGCACCTCCTGCCGCACCTGCCCGCCGAACTGCTGCTCGACGATGCGCAGCGGCACTTTGCCCGGACGGAAGCCATGGACCTTCACGGTTCTGGCGAGTTGCTTGAGACGGGATTCGACCTCGGCGTTGACCTCCGCGAGCGGGAAGGTCACTGACAGGCGTCGCTCGAGCGGGCTCAGCGTTTCGAGGCTAGCTTGCATTTACCCTGGCTTCTCTGGTGATATTGTGGCGAAATTGGCAGTCGCGCCCGCAGTCGCGGCTCTGGTGCGAAAGGAGAGACTCGAACTCTCACGCCTTCCGGCGCCAGAACCTAAATCTGGTGCGTCTACCAATT
This window encodes:
- the clpP gene encoding ATP-dependent Clp endopeptidase proteolytic subunit ClpP, which produces MSRYQDLGWEPRGLGLIPMVIEQSGRGERAYDIYSRLLKERVVFLVGPVTEMTANLIVAQLLFLESENPEKDISFYINSPGGSVSAGMAIYDTMQFIKPDVSTLCIGQAASMGAFLLAAGSKGKRFALPNSRIMIHQPMGAFQGQASDVEIHAREILYLRARLNELMAKHTGQDVKTIERDTDRDNFLSAEESVKYGLVDRVLVSRTETGVPA
- the tig gene encoding trigger factor, with product MQASLETLSPLERRLSVTFPLAEVNAEVESRLKQLARTVKVHGFRPGKVPLRIVEQQFGGQVRQEVLGDAVQKTFGEAVRENKLRVAGFPRIELKSADGTAGKVEYTATFEVYPEVVVGNLGSLTIERPVVSIGEAQIDKTIEILRKQRTVYEPTDAAAASGDRIRMDYQGTIDGAPFEGGSAQDQYAVLGEGRLLPDFERNVIGLRAGESTSFELRFPDDYHRKEAAGKTARFEVKVTEVSAARMPALDAAFARALGIESGDLAKMREEVKANLEREVKRRTSARLKDQVMKSLVENVRVELPRALVDLEIERLMHGMRRDLQARGLKPEQVPLPREAFEAEGRRRVQLGLIVAELVRSHKLEARPEQVRAVIEELAKSYEKPEEVVRWYYQQPDRIREIESMVLEDNVVQWVLGQAQVVDKTIDFDDLMGSAT